Part of the Desulfovibrio sp. ZJ209 genome, AGCGCCAATGCGGAGAAACTGCTGCATATCAGCTGAAGTGGGAAAGCTGCGCCGCGGCCAGTGGCATGGCGTAACGAAGGAGTGACCGTATGGACTTTGAAGAACTCCTGGCCCGGCGCCGATCCACGCGCAAGTATCAGGACCGGCCGCTTACGCCCCGCCAGATAGGGAGCGTCATCGCCTCGGCCAGCCGCGCGCCCGTGGGCAGCAATCTGTACAAGGATGTGCACATCACGGTGGTGCGGGACCAAAAGCTGCTGCACCGGCTGTGCGAGGCCGCGTGGAAGCGCTTTTCCACGAAGGAAAAGGTGAAGGAGATAGCCGGCGACACGGCGGACGGGGAAAACCTGCTCAAGCCCAACCTGTTTTATGGCGCGCCGGCGGTCTTCTTTGTGTCCCACCGGCGGCAGGACGTGCAGCCCGGCATCGAATGGGCCAATGTGACCACAATCACCTGCATGATGCACCTTGAGGCCGTAAATCTCGGCCTCGGCAGCGTCTTCATGTGGGGCGCGCTCGAATCCATGCGCCTCTTCCCCGAGCTCGACCACACCCGGGAGCTGGAGCTGCCCGAGGGCTTCGTGCCGCTCATCGCCCTGGCGGTGGGCTATCCGTGCGAGGCGCCCGGGCCGGCCAAAAAACAGCATGTGATTGCGGTCAATTATATTCCCCTGAGGCGGGATGACGACAAGTGGAGCTGCGGGGCGGGGATTTTTGCGGGCGCGCTGCCCCCGGGGGCTGCCTGTAGCTCCGGGGCCTCCACTTTCTGAAGTTTGTGGGAGCACACCATGGCAGTCCTGAAAAGCCGCGGCATGAAGATCTTGAAGATAGTTCATCTTCTCGGCGTCGCCTGCTGGCTCGGCGGCGCGGTCTCCATGATCATGCTCAACTTCTCCAGCGGGCAGGCCGCCCGCGAGGGCATGCTCTACGGCATCAATTTTTCGAGCCATGTTGTTGACATGTGGGTGGTCATCACCCTTGGCCTCGGCACCTGCGTGCTCACGGGCCTCCTCTACGGCCTGCTGACACCGTGGGGCTTCTTCCGCCAGCGCTGGGTCGCGGTGAAATGGCTCGTCACCGGCCTGTGCTTCGTGAGCGGCTGGCTCTTCCTCGGCCGCTGGGAGGGCGCCCTGTTCGCCATGAGTGAGGCGGCCGGCAACGCGGCCCTCCAGGAGGCGGCCTACCGGCAGGTCCGCGCGCTCCACCTCGCAGGCTCGCTTGTGCAGGCGGCCCTGCTCATCTTCCTTGTGGCCATCTCGGTCATTCGGCCCTGGAAGCGGCGCTGACGGCTCCGGGGCCGCGCTCTTTCTTCTCTCCTCCTGTTTTTTCTGCACCGTCCCCGAAAAGGGGGTCATTTTTCTGGTCATGCGCCCTCTTTTGCGATAGGTGGAAAGGAAAGGGGCACGACAAGCCCGCACCGTTTTTGTTTCCCACCATATCGAGCCGCAAGGAGGGCCCATGAATTCACGCAAGTACATCTTGGCCTTGGATCAGGGTACAAGCAGCTCCCGCGCCTTGGTTTTCGACAAGGGGGGCAATATCTGCGCCACGGCGCAGCGGGAATTTCCGCAGATCTTCCCGCGCTCGGGCTGGGTGGAGCATGACCCGCACCAGATATGGGCCTCGCAGGCCTCGGTGGTGGCCGAGGCCATCTCGACCATCGGCATCAACGGCCACGACATCGCGGGCATCGGCATCACCAACCAGCGCGAGACGACCATCGTCTGGGACAAGGAGACCGAGGAGCCGGTCTACAACGCCATCGTCTGGCAGGACCGCCGCACCGCCGACTATTGCGACCACTTGCGCGAAGAGGGCAAGGTGGACTTTATCCGCGACAAGACCGGCCTCATCCTCGACGCCTACTTCAGCGCCACCAAGGTCAAGTGGATTCTCGACAACGTGCCCGGCGCCCGTCGCCGCGCCGAGGAGGGCAAGCTGCTCTTCGGCACCGTGGATTCCTGGCTCGTGTGGCGGCTCACCCGCGGCGAAGTGCATGTGACCGACGTGAGCAACGCCTCGCGTACCATGCTCTACAACATCCACACGCTGGACTGGGACCAGGAGCTGCTCGACCTCTTCGACATTCCGCGCTCCATGATGCCGGATGTGCGCTCGAGCAGCGAGGTCTACGGCCACACCACCACCACGCTCTTCGCGCACAAGCTGCCCATCTCGGGCATGGCGGGCGACCAGCAGGCCGCGCTCTTCGGGCAGATGTGCATCGAGCCCGGCTCGGTGAAAAACACCTACGGCACGGGCTGCTTTTTGCTCATGAACAGCGGCGACAAGCCCATCCGCTCCGAAAACGACCTGCTCACCACCATCGCCTGGAAGATCGGCGACAAGGTCACCTACGCCCTTGAAGGCTCCATCTTCGTGGGCGGCTCGGTGGTGCAGTGGCTGCGCGACGGCCTCAAGTGCATCCGCAGTTCCGAGGAGGTGGAGGAACTGGCGGCCTCGGTGCCGGATACGGACGGCGTGTATTTCGTGCCGGCGCTCACCGGCCTCGGCGCCCCCTGGTGGGACCAGTACGCGCGCGGCTCCATCTCGGGCATCACCCGCGGCACCACCACGGCGCACATCGCCCGCGCGGCGCTGGAGGGCATCGCCTTCCAGACCTATGACATCGTGCGCGCCATGGAGCGCGATTCGGGCCTTCCCCTCGCCAACCTCAAGGTGGACGGTGGCGCCTCGCGCAACAACCTGCTCATGCAGTTCCAGAGCGACATCCTCGCCTGCGAGGTACTGCGTCCGCGCATCACCGAGACCACGGCGCTCGGCGCCGC contains:
- the glpK gene encoding glycerol kinase GlpK; its protein translation is MNSRKYILALDQGTSSSRALVFDKGGNICATAQREFPQIFPRSGWVEHDPHQIWASQASVVAEAISTIGINGHDIAGIGITNQRETTIVWDKETEEPVYNAIVWQDRRTADYCDHLREEGKVDFIRDKTGLILDAYFSATKVKWILDNVPGARRRAEEGKLLFGTVDSWLVWRLTRGEVHVTDVSNASRTMLYNIHTLDWDQELLDLFDIPRSMMPDVRSSSEVYGHTTTTLFAHKLPISGMAGDQQAALFGQMCIEPGSVKNTYGTGCFLLMNSGDKPIRSENDLLTTIAWKIGDKVTYALEGSIFVGGSVVQWLRDGLKCIRSSEEVEELAASVPDTDGVYFVPALTGLGAPWWDQYARGSISGITRGTTTAHIARAALEGIAFQTYDIVRAMERDSGLPLANLKVDGGASRNNLLMQFQSDILACEVLRPRITETTALGAAYLAGLAVGFWESIGEIQSQWQVERAFSPFGDTARVAKQIEGWHKAVEAVICQYPK
- a CDS encoding nitroreductase family protein, translating into MDFEELLARRRSTRKYQDRPLTPRQIGSVIASASRAPVGSNLYKDVHITVVRDQKLLHRLCEAAWKRFSTKEKVKEIAGDTADGENLLKPNLFYGAPAVFFVSHRRQDVQPGIEWANVTTITCMMHLEAVNLGLGSVFMWGALESMRLFPELDHTRELELPEGFVPLIALAVGYPCEAPGPAKKQHVIAVNYIPLRRDDDKWSCGAGIFAGALPPGAACSSGASTF